A segment of the Acidobacteriota bacterium genome:
ACTACTTCCCAGTCTATCTTAACACCAGTGGCTTCAATAACTCTCTTTGCTGCATCGGTTATACTCGGTCCGATGCCATCTCCCGGGATTAAAGTAACAATAGTCATCTTCTCTCCTTTTTCAAATTTTATAGCTTCCAAATGTATTTATCAATTATTTAGGATTGGTTGACCATCTATTATTTTTATGTTAATGGACTATTTAGAGGAAAATTAAAGAGAAAAAAATAGAAAATGGATAAAAATTTCAATTCAGAGAAGAGAAAATCCTTAAATTTTCTTTTAAATAAAAAATACAAACATAAAATTGTAATAATTCTTTCAATCCTTTGCTTTCTTTATTTTTGCCCTGGAATTATCTACTCAGAAGAGAAGAAAACCCTTCCACCAAAATACAAAAAATGGCTCGATGAGGAAGTAGTTTACATTATAACACCAAAGGAGAGGGAGATATTTTTAAAACTTGAATCTGATGAAATGAGGGATAAATTTATTGAGGAGTTCTGGAGACAGAGAGACCCAACATCTGGAACTCCAAAGAATGAATTTAAAGAGGAACATTACAGAAGAATAGATTATGCAAATAAATGGTTTGGAAGGCACGCCTCAAGACCTGGATGGATGACTGACCAGGGAAGAATATATATAATATTGGGAGAACCAATTGAGAGGAAAAGGTTCGATGCAGAACAAGAGGTTTATCCGTGCGAGTTATGGTTTTACTCTGGAGATGTAAGACTTGGTCTTGAACCTTTCTTTTATATACTTTTTTATAGAAGATTTGGAGCAGGAGAATATAAACTTTACAGCCCAACGGTCGATGGAAGAGAAAGATTGATTAAAGATGAAATCTTGTTAACAGAACCGGTTCTAACAAAGTTAAAACGCGATTTCGATCCCTTACATAAAATAGATTATGACCTCTATTTAGCATCACTATCTCTTATACCACAACCAGGAGGAAAGATAAAAAGTCCTATGGAATCGGATAAATTGCTAGCAAACATTCCACTTTATCCTCATAAGCTCATAAAAGATGAATATGTAGATGAATTCTTAAAGACTGAAGGAAAGGTGGAGGTAGATTACTCAGTAAATTTAATCTCAGGAACACTTCAAACAGAAATGATAGAAGATGAAAAAGGAAACTATTTTCTCCACTACTCATTTTCCCCAAAATCCCTCTCTTTAATCTCCTATGAGGATAAATACTCCGCCCACTGGAGAGTAAACGGAACAATTAAAACTCAGGATGGAAAAACAACATACCAGATAGATGAAGAATCTTCAATTGAGCTTACAAAAAAAGACATAAAAATAGCAAGAACACATCCTTTCTCCTATGAAAGTTTTCTGCCCCTTTCTCCGGGAAAATATATACTGAATATTCTCTTTCAGAACACAGTCTCAAAAGAATTTGTTCCCTTTGAAAGGGTAATCCTCATAGAGGATAAAGAAGAAAGAATAAACAACTTGGTATTAGGATATGATATAAAAAAAGATACTGAAAAGGATGTAAAAAAACCATTTAAAATAGATAATCAGAGAATCTATCCTTCAATTGAAAATTTATTTTCAGAGAAAGATAAACTCATCATATTCACCCAGCTAAGGAAAAAAGAAGGATATGAGGAGAACTTGAAATTAGTGCTTAAGATAAACAAATCTGATGAGGCTTTATGGAGAAAAGATTTAGAGATCTGGGATACTCCTTCTCTTTTAAATGTATTTGAATCGCTCTCTCTTGAGAAATTCTCTCCTGGAAAATACACAATAATTGTAACTTTTTTTAAAAAAGAAAAGGTAATTGATTCAAAGGAGGAGGAGTTTTCAATACAGAAAGAAAGAGTTCCCAGACAGTGGATAATTTCAAAAATCTGGAAATAAATTCTTAAATTTTCTTTAAATGTGTGATACTATTTTATTGCGTTATGAAATGACAGAGGAACAAGACAAAACAAATTATTTTTTGTGAACGGAGACATAAACTTTTCTTGTGCGTGGACCATCGAATTCGCAAAGAAAAATTCCCTGCCATGTTCCAAGCGCCAGCTTGCCATCTTTGACCAAAATAATTTCAGATTGACCTAGAATGCTTGCTTTTATATGGGCTGGAGAATTTCCTTCTCCATGGCTGTATGGAGCATTGTCAGGAACAATTTTTCTAAGACCATAGAGAATATCCCTTACAACATCAGGGTCAGCATTTTCATTTATCGTAATCCCTGCAGTTGTATGAGGTATAAATACTATACAGAGTCCTTCCTTAACCTCATCTTCTGAAATTGCTTTCTGGACAAGAGGAGTTATATCCACAAACTCTTCTTTTGCCCTTGTTTTGACTTCAAGTATTTTCATCTGTCAATAATTTTAATTTTTTTCACTTCATTAATAAATTATATCTCCTGAAATACAATTAAGTACCCTTTGATAAAAAAATTTTATATGAATATTTCTAAAAAATGAAGTTTTAATTAATATTTTTATGTTTATTGACATCAATTTTTTGCTTTGATAAAGACTAAATATGTAATCTCCCTTTAGAGGAGGAGGATAAATGATCCTGCAATCTATTAATCCTGCTAATGGAAAATTAATTGCTACCTTTGAGGAACATTCTTTAGATGAGATAAGAGAAAGTACAGGAAAGACCTGGGAGGCATTTCTTCTATGGAAAGAAACATCTTTCAGGGAGCGAAGCAATTTAATGAAAAAAGTTGCGTATCAATTAAGAACACATGGGGAGCATTATGGAAGAATTATAACCGAGGAGATGGGTAAACCCATTATCCAGTCCATTGCTGAGGTAGAAAAATGCGCCTGGGTGTGTGAGTACTATGCAGAGAATGCAGAAAGATTTTTAAAGGATGAACTGATAGAAACTGATGCGAGCAAGAGTTACGTTTGTTTTGAACCCCTGGGTGTTATTCTTGCTATAATGCCATGGAATTTCCCTTTCTGGCAGGTATTCAGGTTCGCAGCGCCGGCATTGATGGCTGGCAATGTGGCCCTTTTAAAGCATTCTTCTAACGTCCCGCGTTGTTCTTTAGCCATAGAAGAAGTATTCCAGAAAGCTGGCTTTCCACCCCATCTCTTTACAACTTTGTTGATAAGTTCAGAGAAGGTAGGAGATGTCATAAAGGATGATAAGATCAAAGCAGTAACTCTTACTGGCAGTGAAGATGCTGGAAGTAAGGTAGCAGAAATAGCAGGCAGGGAGATTAAGAAAACTGTTCTGGAATTAGGGGGAAGCGATCCGTTCATAATCCTTCATGATGCAGATGTTAATGTTTGTGCCAGTGTAGGGACTCAGGCCAGAACGACCAATACAGGACAGAGTTGCATCGCTGCCAAGAGATTTATTGTAGTTGAAGAACAGGCCAAAGAGTTTGAAAGACTACTTACCGAGAATATTGAAAAGTTAAAGGTTGGTGACCCTCTGGATAAAAATACTCAGATTGGACCCCTTGCCCGGAAAGACCTGCTACTGGAGTTAGATAAACAAGTCCAGGATTCCATAGCTCAAGGAGCAAAACTCCTGACCGGAGGAAAAAGGTTGGATAGACCTGGATTCTATTATGCTCCTACAGTTCTGACAGATGTAAGGGAAGGTATGCCGGTTTATAGAGAGGAAACCTTCGGTCCAGTTGCGGCTGTTATCAAGGTAAGGGATGAAGAGGAAGCTATCAGGATAGCTAACGCCACACGGTTTGGCCTGGGAGCCAGTCTATGGACAAAAGACTTGAAAAAGGCTGAAGAGTTAGCAAGGAAGATTGATTCAGGAATGGTTTTTATTAATGCTATGGTAAAATCAGACCCACGCCTGCCCTTTGGTGGAGTTAAGAAATCAGGCTATGGCCGGGAATTGTCCCATTATGGGATTAAAGAATTTGTAAACATTAAGTCAGTATGGATTGCTTAACCTTTATACCTTATCGTCAACTTTTTTGACAATGAGCCGATGATTCCTTGACAATGAATTTTATCAGGTTATATCATTATTTTTTTTCATACTTTATATTTAATGCAAAATCTTAAGAAGGAGGGGGTATGAAGATTCCTTCATATATAAAAATGTTAGTTCTTTTGTGTATTTGTTTTTTTATTTTAGTTAATGGCTATTCAGCCCGAGCAGACGAGGTAATAGCTATTAAAGGTGGAAAAATTTTTACTGTGACAAAAGGAATATTAGAAGATGGAACTGTAATTTTGAAGAATGGGTTGATTGAAGCTGTTGGAAAGGACATTCCTATCCCTGCTGGAGCCAAAATAATAGAAGCAAAAGATTTATACGTATATCCAGGATTGATTGATTCCCATTCCACAATTGGAATCTCAGAGATAAAACCAAAGGCAGAAGAGGTTCCACCTTCTGGTCAGCCAATTGAAGAGAGAGAAAAAATAGAACCTTTGAATGCAGATAAGTTTGTAATTGACAGTTTGAACCCAAAAGCTCCGAACATATCAACAGCAAGAAATTTAGGTATTACAACAACGTTGTCAGCATTAGCCCAGGGAGTTTTCACGGGTCAGAGCGCGATAATAAATTTAGCTGGAGAAACTCCTGGAGAAATGCTTCTAAAATCTCCTGCAGGTATTAATCTTGAATTTAACATGTTAAGAGGGGCGTACCCTTCAACATTGATGGGTGTTTTAGCTTTTATCAGACAGACTTTTATTGATGCTGATTATTATCAGAAAGAATGGGAGTATTACAACAAATACAAAAAAGGGATAAGAAGACCTGTTTATAACAAACCTCTTGAGTCTCTTCAATCAGCTTTAAACAGAAAAATGCCAATAATTTTTTCAGTAAACAAAGAAAATGACATAAAAAGATCTATCAAAATTGCGAAGGAATTCAATTTAAACTATCTATTGAGCGGAGTTACAGAGGGGTGGAGAGTTTTAGATTTATTAAAGAAAGAGAAAAGACCTGTATTGTTAAGCCTTAATTTTCCAGAACCAAAAGATACAACTGGATACAGTTTTCTTTTGAAGGTTGACCTTCCGATTGAAAAAGAGGAAAAGCCAAAAGAAGAAAAAAAGCCTTCCATAAAGAAAGAGGCAAAGGAGGAGAAAAAAGAAGAGGAGAAGAAAGAAGACGAGGAAATTTGGAAGCTTATTTATGGAAATGCAGCTTCCCTTCACAAAGCAGGGATTAAGTTCGCCTTTACTGGATATGGGTTAAAACAGTACGGAGATATCATGAAGAATGTGTCAAAGGCAATCGAGAATGGATTGCCTGCGGAAGAAGCTCTTAAAGCATTTACAATTTATCCAGCTGAGATATTCGGAATCTCTGACCAGGTTGGAAGCATTGAAAAA
Coding sequences within it:
- a CDS encoding GWxTD domain-containing protein, whose product is MDKNFNSEKRKSLNFLLNKKYKHKIVIILSILCFLYFCPGIIYSEEKKTLPPKYKKWLDEEVVYIITPKEREIFLKLESDEMRDKFIEEFWRQRDPTSGTPKNEFKEEHYRRIDYANKWFGRHASRPGWMTDQGRIYIILGEPIERKRFDAEQEVYPCELWFYSGDVRLGLEPFFYILFYRRFGAGEYKLYSPTVDGRERLIKDEILLTEPVLTKLKRDFDPLHKIDYDLYLASLSLIPQPGGKIKSPMESDKLLANIPLYPHKLIKDEYVDEFLKTEGKVEVDYSVNLISGTLQTEMIEDEKGNYFLHYSFSPKSLSLISYEDKYSAHWRVNGTIKTQDGKTTYQIDEESSIELTKKDIKIARTHPFSYESFLPLSPGKYILNILFQNTVSKEFVPFERVILIEDKEERINNLVLGYDIKKDTEKDVKKPFKIDNQRIYPSIENLFSEKDKLIIFTQLRKKEGYEENLKLVLKINKSDEALWRKDLEIWDTPSLLNVFESLSLEKFSPGKYTIIVTFFKKEKVIDSKEEEFSIQKERVPRQWIISKIWK
- a CDS encoding secondary thiamine-phosphate synthase enzyme YjbQ, producing MKILEVKTRAKEEFVDITPLVQKAISEDEVKEGLCIVFIPHTTAGITINENADPDVVRDILYGLRKIVPDNAPYSHGEGNSPAHIKASILGQSEIILVKDGKLALGTWQGIFLCEFDGPRTRKVYVSVHKK
- a CDS encoding NAD-dependent succinate-semialdehyde dehydrogenase, which gives rise to MILQSINPANGKLIATFEEHSLDEIRESTGKTWEAFLLWKETSFRERSNLMKKVAYQLRTHGEHYGRIITEEMGKPIIQSIAEVEKCAWVCEYYAENAERFLKDELIETDASKSYVCFEPLGVILAIMPWNFPFWQVFRFAAPALMAGNVALLKHSSNVPRCSLAIEEVFQKAGFPPHLFTTLLISSEKVGDVIKDDKIKAVTLTGSEDAGSKVAEIAGREIKKTVLELGGSDPFIILHDADVNVCASVGTQARTTNTGQSCIAAKRFIVVEEQAKEFERLLTENIEKLKVGDPLDKNTQIGPLARKDLLLELDKQVQDSIAQGAKLLTGGKRLDRPGFYYAPTVLTDVREGMPVYREETFGPVAAVIKVRDEEEAIRIANATRFGLGASLWTKDLKKAEELARKIDSGMVFINAMVKSDPRLPFGGVKKSGYGRELSHYGIKEFVNIKSVWIA
- a CDS encoding amidohydrolase family protein; translation: MKIPSYIKMLVLLCICFFILVNGYSARADEVIAIKGGKIFTVTKGILEDGTVILKNGLIEAVGKDIPIPAGAKIIEAKDLYVYPGLIDSHSTIGISEIKPKAEEVPPSGQPIEEREKIEPLNADKFVIDSLNPKAPNISTARNLGITTTLSALAQGVFTGQSAIINLAGETPGEMLLKSPAGINLEFNMLRGAYPSTLMGVLAFIRQTFIDADYYQKEWEYYNKYKKGIRRPVYNKPLESLQSALNRKMPIIFSVNKENDIKRSIKIAKEFNLNYLLSGVTEGWRVLDLLKKEKRPVLLSLNFPEPKDTTGYSFLLKVDLPIEKEEKPKEEKKPSIKKEAKEEKKEEEKKEDEEIWKLIYGNAASLHKAGIKFAFTGYGLKQYGDIMKNVSKAIENGLPAEEALKAFTIYPAEIFGISDQVGSIEKGKIANIVVTKGELFQKDTTLKYLFIDGKEIEVKEAVKKEGIKPPTVDVTGTWNVSIMSPGGEMSATMTLTQSGSDVSGEFKSQMGITQISNGVVSGNEISFSILIPTTDPPMEVFFSGKVEGNSITGTIDLGPMGTAEWKATRPGNLNLLFESAGNN